One Stigmatopora nigra isolate UIUO_SnigA chromosome 1, RoL_Snig_1.1, whole genome shotgun sequence DNA segment encodes these proteins:
- the ncam2a gene encoding neural cell adhesion molecule 2 isoform X5 — MGQEIKLLLETWKITLSPASKSTIVIPHCGVSFAAILQVSISLNKVELSVGESKFFTCTAIGEPVRLEWYNPQGERIVASKRMALHTETSRSRLIIYNAIVEDAGIYRCQATEANGHTAEASVVLEIYQRLTFRDIQSPQEFRYGEMAEVVCDVISSPVPEVVWSYQGREVTEKHHSRLKVLANNSLQIHNVTKADEGVYRCEASVEARGEIDFVDIAVVVNVPPVLSVSQQSFNATADYQESVTFTCTTSGSPDPVVSWHRKGQQLQPSDQYILSHLEGGRSMLTIRNIRQVDGGFYYCKATNKAGSQERELFLKVFVQPHITQLKNVTAVEGNAAMISCVAEGEPLPDISWRRASDGRTFVDGDKSQDGRFEVRGHHGKSVLTISNVRLSDLGRFDCEALSRIGGHQKSMFLDIEYIPKFLTNHTIYYSWEGNPVNISCDVMSNPPATLLWRREHFTISTDKTTITQVYSSMGKAVLEVTPMSDRDFGRYNCTARNNIGIRYQEFILAQADVPSNPYSVRLSAVSQRLATVTFVKPESHGGVPIGYYLVQYKEVGPQDWRDVRSHSVQTTVVLTGLEPNTTYEVRVAAVNGKGQGEFSRMETFQTLPIREPSPPAVHGQTGMGKAYKLGLVKQDDGGMPIVEYIVKYKTDKEEQWMTKLVPGSNDFATLQPLQWNTRYEVEITARNVKGLSEPTFYQFFMPQKPDVTAESLFSGLGLGAVVGLGLGALLLLLVLVDVSCFFLRHCGLLMCITRTLCSKKTATSSKGKEMEEGKAAYLYTYNSRPTTFSATVCL; from the exons CCATCCTGCAGGTGTCCATATCCTTGAACAAAGTGGAATTAAGTGTTGGAGAGTCCAAATTCTTCACCTGCACAG CGATTGGCGAGCCAGTGAGGCTGGAATGGTACAATCCTCAGGGCGAGCGCATCGTGGCCTCCAAGCGAATGGCGCTGCACACGGAGACATCCCGATCCCGGCTCATCATCTACAATGCCATTGTTGAGGATGCCGGTATCTACCGCTGCCAGGCCACTGAAGCCAACGGTCACACGGCGGAAGCCTCTGTCGTGCTCGAGATTTATC AGAGACTGACCTTTCGAGACATTCAGTCACCTCAGGAGTTTCGATATGGCGAGATGGCAGAGGTGGTCTGCGATGTCATCAGTTCGCCGGTGCCTGAAGTTGTGTGGTCCTACCAGGGCAGAGAAGTCACTGAAAAGCACCACA GCAGACTAAAGGTTCTAGCAAACAACAGCCTGCAGATCCACAATGTGACCAAGGCGGACGAGGGCGTATACCGCTGCGAAGCCAGCGTGGAGGCTCGTGGCGAAATCGACTTTGTGGATATCGCTGTGGTAGTCAATG TCCCCCCAGTTCTATCAGTTTCCCAGCAGTCATTTAACGCCACTGCGGACTACCAGGAATCAGTCACCTTCACATGCACCACTTCTGGATCTCCTGACCCTGTAGTTTCATGGCACAG GAAAGGCCAGCAACTGCAGCCATCGGATCAGTACATTCTCAGTCATCTGGAAGGGGGGCGGAGCATGCTCACCATCCGCAACATCCGCCAGGTTGATGGAGGATTCTACTACTGCAAGGCCACCAACAAGGCAGGTTCTCAAGAAAGGGAGCTCTTCCTCAAAGTGTTTG TTCAGCCCCACATCACGCAACTGAAGAATGTGACGGCGGTGGAGGGCAATGCCGCCATGATCTCCTGCGTCGCCGAGGGCGAACCGCTGCCGGACATTTCTTGGAGACGAGCCAGCGATGGGCGGACTTTTGTGGATGGAGACAAG AGCCAGGACGGACGCTTTGAAGTGCGTGGCCACCACGGAAAGTCAGTATTAACCATCAGCAATGTAAGGCTTTCTGACCTGGGCCGCTTCGACTGTGAGGCCCTCAGTAGGATCGGAGGGCATCAGAAGAGTATGTTTCTGGATATTGAGT ACATACCTAAGTTCTTGACCAACCACACCATCTACTATTCTTGGGAGGGGAATCCAGTCAACATTAGCTGTGATGTGATGTCCAACCCACCTGCCACGTTGCTGTGGAGAAGGGAGCACTTCACCATCTCTACTGATAAAACCACCATCACACAAGTATACAGCAGCATGGGCAAGGCTGTACTAGAG GTTACTCCGATGTCCGACAGGGACTTCGGTCGCTACAACTGCACTGCCCGAAATAACATTGGCATTCGCTACCAAGAATTCATTCTGGCCCAGGCTG ACGTCCCATCCAATCCGTATTCTGTACGCCTGTCTGCCGTCTCCCAACGTTTGGCTACAGTCACATTTGTGAAGCCGGAATCTCACGGTGGTGTGCCCATTGGCTATTATCTGGTCCAGTACAAGGAGGTTGGCCCACAGGACTGGAGGGACGTCAGATCACACAGTGTGCAAA CAACAGTGGTGCTGACCGGCCTGGAGCCTAACACTACTTACGAGGTCCGAGTGGCAGCCGTCAATGGGAAGGGTCAAGGCGAGTTCAGTCGCATGGAGACTTTTCAGACCTTACCCATAA GAGAGCCGAGTCCACCAGCAGTCCATGGGCAGACGGGAATGGGTAAAGCTTACAAACTGGGGCTAGTAAAACAAGATGACGGCGGAATGCCCATCGTGGAATACATTGTCAAGTACAAAACA GACAAAGAGGAGCAATGGATGACCAAGCTTGTTCCAGGTTCCAATGACTTTGCGACTCTGCAGCCGCTACAGTGGAACACTCGATACGAAGTAGAGATCACGGCCCGCAATGTTAAGGGCCTGTCGGAGCCTACCTTCTATCAGTTTTTTATGCCACAGAAACCTGACGTCACAG CAGAATCCCTGTTCAGCGGCCTGGGCCTCGGGGCAGTGGTGGGCCTTGGCCTCGGAGCACTGCTCCTGCTGCTTGTTCTGGTTGATGTCAGCTGCTTCTTCCTGCGCCACTGCGGCCTGCTGATGTGCATCACGCGCACACTGTGCAGCAAGAAGACAGCCACAAGTAGCAAAGGCAAAGAAATGGAGGAGGGCAAGGCCGCCTACCT GTACACCTACAACAGCCGCCCGACCACCTTTTCAGCCACAGTATGTCTCTGA
- the ncam2a gene encoding neural cell adhesion molecule 2 isoform X3 has translation MGQEIKLLLETWKITLSPASKSTIVIPHCGVSFAAILQVSISLNKVELSVGESKFFTCTAIGEPVRLEWYNPQGERIVASKRMALHTETSRSRLIIYNAIVEDAGIYRCQATEANGHTAEASVVLEIYQRLTFRDIQSPQEFRYGEMAEVVCDVISSPVPEVVWSYQGREVTEKHHSRLKVLANNSLQIHNVTKADEGVYRCEASVEARGEIDFVDIAVVVNVPPVLSVSQQSFNATADYQESVTFTCTTSGSPDPVVSWHRKGQQLQPSDQYILSHLEGGRSMLTIRNIRQVDGGFYYCKATNKAGSQERELFLKVFVQPHITQLKNVTAVEGNAAMISCVAEGEPLPDISWRRASDGRTFVDGDKSQDGRFEVRGHHGKSVLTISNVRLSDLGRFDCEALSRIGGHQKSMFLDIEYIPKFLTNHTIYYSWEGNPVNISCDVMSNPPATLLWRREHFTISTDKTTITQVYSSMGKAVLEVTPMSDRDFGRYNCTARNNIGIRYQEFILAQADVPSNPYSVRLSAVSQRLATVTFVKPESHGGVPIGYYLVQYKEVGPQDWRDVRSHSVQTTVVLTGLEPNTTYEVRVAAVNGKGQGEFSRMETFQTLPIREPSPPAVHGQTGMGKAYKLGLVKQDDGGMPIVEYIVKYKTDKEEQWMTKLVPGSNDFATLQPLQWNTRYEVEITARNVKGLSEPTFYQFFMPQKPDVTAESLFSGLGLGAVVGLGLGALLLLLVLVDVSCFFLRHCGLLMCITRTLCSKKTATSSKGKEMEEGKAAYLYTYNSRPTTFSATETATEGRKWQRVSQAAYD, from the exons CCATCCTGCAGGTGTCCATATCCTTGAACAAAGTGGAATTAAGTGTTGGAGAGTCCAAATTCTTCACCTGCACAG CGATTGGCGAGCCAGTGAGGCTGGAATGGTACAATCCTCAGGGCGAGCGCATCGTGGCCTCCAAGCGAATGGCGCTGCACACGGAGACATCCCGATCCCGGCTCATCATCTACAATGCCATTGTTGAGGATGCCGGTATCTACCGCTGCCAGGCCACTGAAGCCAACGGTCACACGGCGGAAGCCTCTGTCGTGCTCGAGATTTATC AGAGACTGACCTTTCGAGACATTCAGTCACCTCAGGAGTTTCGATATGGCGAGATGGCAGAGGTGGTCTGCGATGTCATCAGTTCGCCGGTGCCTGAAGTTGTGTGGTCCTACCAGGGCAGAGAAGTCACTGAAAAGCACCACA GCAGACTAAAGGTTCTAGCAAACAACAGCCTGCAGATCCACAATGTGACCAAGGCGGACGAGGGCGTATACCGCTGCGAAGCCAGCGTGGAGGCTCGTGGCGAAATCGACTTTGTGGATATCGCTGTGGTAGTCAATG TCCCCCCAGTTCTATCAGTTTCCCAGCAGTCATTTAACGCCACTGCGGACTACCAGGAATCAGTCACCTTCACATGCACCACTTCTGGATCTCCTGACCCTGTAGTTTCATGGCACAG GAAAGGCCAGCAACTGCAGCCATCGGATCAGTACATTCTCAGTCATCTGGAAGGGGGGCGGAGCATGCTCACCATCCGCAACATCCGCCAGGTTGATGGAGGATTCTACTACTGCAAGGCCACCAACAAGGCAGGTTCTCAAGAAAGGGAGCTCTTCCTCAAAGTGTTTG TTCAGCCCCACATCACGCAACTGAAGAATGTGACGGCGGTGGAGGGCAATGCCGCCATGATCTCCTGCGTCGCCGAGGGCGAACCGCTGCCGGACATTTCTTGGAGACGAGCCAGCGATGGGCGGACTTTTGTGGATGGAGACAAG AGCCAGGACGGACGCTTTGAAGTGCGTGGCCACCACGGAAAGTCAGTATTAACCATCAGCAATGTAAGGCTTTCTGACCTGGGCCGCTTCGACTGTGAGGCCCTCAGTAGGATCGGAGGGCATCAGAAGAGTATGTTTCTGGATATTGAGT ACATACCTAAGTTCTTGACCAACCACACCATCTACTATTCTTGGGAGGGGAATCCAGTCAACATTAGCTGTGATGTGATGTCCAACCCACCTGCCACGTTGCTGTGGAGAAGGGAGCACTTCACCATCTCTACTGATAAAACCACCATCACACAAGTATACAGCAGCATGGGCAAGGCTGTACTAGAG GTTACTCCGATGTCCGACAGGGACTTCGGTCGCTACAACTGCACTGCCCGAAATAACATTGGCATTCGCTACCAAGAATTCATTCTGGCCCAGGCTG ACGTCCCATCCAATCCGTATTCTGTACGCCTGTCTGCCGTCTCCCAACGTTTGGCTACAGTCACATTTGTGAAGCCGGAATCTCACGGTGGTGTGCCCATTGGCTATTATCTGGTCCAGTACAAGGAGGTTGGCCCACAGGACTGGAGGGACGTCAGATCACACAGTGTGCAAA CAACAGTGGTGCTGACCGGCCTGGAGCCTAACACTACTTACGAGGTCCGAGTGGCAGCCGTCAATGGGAAGGGTCAAGGCGAGTTCAGTCGCATGGAGACTTTTCAGACCTTACCCATAA GAGAGCCGAGTCCACCAGCAGTCCATGGGCAGACGGGAATGGGTAAAGCTTACAAACTGGGGCTAGTAAAACAAGATGACGGCGGAATGCCCATCGTGGAATACATTGTCAAGTACAAAACA GACAAAGAGGAGCAATGGATGACCAAGCTTGTTCCAGGTTCCAATGACTTTGCGACTCTGCAGCCGCTACAGTGGAACACTCGATACGAAGTAGAGATCACGGCCCGCAATGTTAAGGGCCTGTCGGAGCCTACCTTCTATCAGTTTTTTATGCCACAGAAACCTGACGTCACAG CAGAATCCCTGTTCAGCGGCCTGGGCCTCGGGGCAGTGGTGGGCCTTGGCCTCGGAGCACTGCTCCTGCTGCTTGTTCTGGTTGATGTCAGCTGCTTCTTCCTGCGCCACTGCGGCCTGCTGATGTGCATCACGCGCACACTGTGCAGCAAGAAGACAGCCACAAGTAGCAAAGGCAAAGAAATGGAGGAGGGCAAGGCCGCCTACCT GTACACCTACAACAGCCGCCCGACCACCTTTTCAGCCACA
- the ncam2a gene encoding neural cell adhesion molecule 2 isoform X1 translates to MGQEIKLLLETWKITLSPASKSTIVIPHCGVSFAAILQVSISLNKVELSVGESKFFTCTAIGEPVRLEWYNPQGERIVASKRMALHTETSRSRLIIYNAIVEDAGIYRCQATEANGHTAEASVVLEIYQRLTFRDIQSPQEFRYGEMAEVVCDVISSPVPEVVWSYQGREVTEKHHSRLKVLANNSLQIHNVTKADEGVYRCEASVEARGEIDFVDIAVVVNVPPVLSVSQQSFNATADYQESVTFTCTTSGSPDPVVSWHRKGQQLQPSDQYILSHLEGGRSMLTIRNIRQVDGGFYYCKATNKAGSQERELFLKVFVQPHITQLKNVTAVEGNAAMISCVAEGEPLPDISWRRASDGRTFVDGDKSQDGRFEVRGHHGKSVLTISNVRLSDLGRFDCEALSRIGGHQKSMFLDIEYIPKFLTNHTIYYSWEGNPVNISCDVMSNPPATLLWRREHFTISTDKTTITQVYSSMGKAVLEVTPMSDRDFGRYNCTARNNIGIRYQEFILAQADVPSNPYSVRLSAVSQRLATVTFVKPESHGGVPIGYYLVQYKEVGPQDWRDVRSHSVQTTVVLTGLEPNTTYEVRVAAVNGKGQGEFSRMETFQTLPIREPSPPAVHGQTGMGKAYKLGLVKQDDGGMPIVEYIVKYKTDKEEQWMTKLVPGSNDFATLQPLQWNTRYEVEITARNVKGLSEPTFYQFFMPQKPDVTAESLFSGLGLGAVVGLGLGALLLLLVLVDVSCFFLRHCGLLMCITRTLCSKKTATSSKGKEMEEGKAAYLKLPLKEENGKESLKPHTIEIKLHGDHSIHAKPEDSKA, encoded by the exons CCATCCTGCAGGTGTCCATATCCTTGAACAAAGTGGAATTAAGTGTTGGAGAGTCCAAATTCTTCACCTGCACAG CGATTGGCGAGCCAGTGAGGCTGGAATGGTACAATCCTCAGGGCGAGCGCATCGTGGCCTCCAAGCGAATGGCGCTGCACACGGAGACATCCCGATCCCGGCTCATCATCTACAATGCCATTGTTGAGGATGCCGGTATCTACCGCTGCCAGGCCACTGAAGCCAACGGTCACACGGCGGAAGCCTCTGTCGTGCTCGAGATTTATC AGAGACTGACCTTTCGAGACATTCAGTCACCTCAGGAGTTTCGATATGGCGAGATGGCAGAGGTGGTCTGCGATGTCATCAGTTCGCCGGTGCCTGAAGTTGTGTGGTCCTACCAGGGCAGAGAAGTCACTGAAAAGCACCACA GCAGACTAAAGGTTCTAGCAAACAACAGCCTGCAGATCCACAATGTGACCAAGGCGGACGAGGGCGTATACCGCTGCGAAGCCAGCGTGGAGGCTCGTGGCGAAATCGACTTTGTGGATATCGCTGTGGTAGTCAATG TCCCCCCAGTTCTATCAGTTTCCCAGCAGTCATTTAACGCCACTGCGGACTACCAGGAATCAGTCACCTTCACATGCACCACTTCTGGATCTCCTGACCCTGTAGTTTCATGGCACAG GAAAGGCCAGCAACTGCAGCCATCGGATCAGTACATTCTCAGTCATCTGGAAGGGGGGCGGAGCATGCTCACCATCCGCAACATCCGCCAGGTTGATGGAGGATTCTACTACTGCAAGGCCACCAACAAGGCAGGTTCTCAAGAAAGGGAGCTCTTCCTCAAAGTGTTTG TTCAGCCCCACATCACGCAACTGAAGAATGTGACGGCGGTGGAGGGCAATGCCGCCATGATCTCCTGCGTCGCCGAGGGCGAACCGCTGCCGGACATTTCTTGGAGACGAGCCAGCGATGGGCGGACTTTTGTGGATGGAGACAAG AGCCAGGACGGACGCTTTGAAGTGCGTGGCCACCACGGAAAGTCAGTATTAACCATCAGCAATGTAAGGCTTTCTGACCTGGGCCGCTTCGACTGTGAGGCCCTCAGTAGGATCGGAGGGCATCAGAAGAGTATGTTTCTGGATATTGAGT ACATACCTAAGTTCTTGACCAACCACACCATCTACTATTCTTGGGAGGGGAATCCAGTCAACATTAGCTGTGATGTGATGTCCAACCCACCTGCCACGTTGCTGTGGAGAAGGGAGCACTTCACCATCTCTACTGATAAAACCACCATCACACAAGTATACAGCAGCATGGGCAAGGCTGTACTAGAG GTTACTCCGATGTCCGACAGGGACTTCGGTCGCTACAACTGCACTGCCCGAAATAACATTGGCATTCGCTACCAAGAATTCATTCTGGCCCAGGCTG ACGTCCCATCCAATCCGTATTCTGTACGCCTGTCTGCCGTCTCCCAACGTTTGGCTACAGTCACATTTGTGAAGCCGGAATCTCACGGTGGTGTGCCCATTGGCTATTATCTGGTCCAGTACAAGGAGGTTGGCCCACAGGACTGGAGGGACGTCAGATCACACAGTGTGCAAA CAACAGTGGTGCTGACCGGCCTGGAGCCTAACACTACTTACGAGGTCCGAGTGGCAGCCGTCAATGGGAAGGGTCAAGGCGAGTTCAGTCGCATGGAGACTTTTCAGACCTTACCCATAA GAGAGCCGAGTCCACCAGCAGTCCATGGGCAGACGGGAATGGGTAAAGCTTACAAACTGGGGCTAGTAAAACAAGATGACGGCGGAATGCCCATCGTGGAATACATTGTCAAGTACAAAACA GACAAAGAGGAGCAATGGATGACCAAGCTTGTTCCAGGTTCCAATGACTTTGCGACTCTGCAGCCGCTACAGTGGAACACTCGATACGAAGTAGAGATCACGGCCCGCAATGTTAAGGGCCTGTCGGAGCCTACCTTCTATCAGTTTTTTATGCCACAGAAACCTGACGTCACAG CAGAATCCCTGTTCAGCGGCCTGGGCCTCGGGGCAGTGGTGGGCCTTGGCCTCGGAGCACTGCTCCTGCTGCTTGTTCTGGTTGATGTCAGCTGCTTCTTCCTGCGCCACTGCGGCCTGCTGATGTGCATCACGCGCACACTGTGCAGCAAGAAGACAGCCACAAGTAGCAAAGGCAAAGAAATGGAGGAGGGCAAGGCCGCCTACCT
- the ncam2a gene encoding neural cell adhesion molecule 2 isoform X4 has protein sequence MMLQLVHLMAVLVCGSQAILQVSISLNKVELSVGESKFFTCTAIGEPVRLEWYNPQGERIVASKRMALHTETSRSRLIIYNAIVEDAGIYRCQATEANGHTAEASVVLEIYQRLTFRDIQSPQEFRYGEMAEVVCDVISSPVPEVVWSYQGREVTEKHHSRLKVLANNSLQIHNVTKADEGVYRCEASVEARGEIDFVDIAVVVNVPPVLSVSQQSFNATADYQESVTFTCTTSGSPDPVVSWHRKGQQLQPSDQYILSHLEGGRSMLTIRNIRQVDGGFYYCKATNKAGSQERELFLKVFVQPHITQLKNVTAVEGNAAMISCVAEGEPLPDISWRRASDGRTFVDGDKSQDGRFEVRGHHGKSVLTISNVRLSDLGRFDCEALSRIGGHQKSMFLDIEYIPKFLTNHTIYYSWEGNPVNISCDVMSNPPATLLWRREHFTISTDKTTITQVYSSMGKAVLEVTPMSDRDFGRYNCTARNNIGIRYQEFILAQADVPSNPYSVRLSAVSQRLATVTFVKPESHGGVPIGYYLVQYKEVGPQDWRDVRSHSVQTTVVLTGLEPNTTYEVRVAAVNGKGQGEFSRMETFQTLPIREPSPPAVHGQTGMGKAYKLGLVKQDDGGMPIVEYIVKYKTDKEEQWMTKLVPGSNDFATLQPLQWNTRYEVEITARNVKGLSEPTFYQFFMPQKPDVTAESLFSGLGLGAVVGLGLGALLLLLVLVDVSCFFLRHCGLLMCITRTLCSKKTATSSKGKEMEEGKAAYLKLPLKEENGKESLKPHTIEIKLHGDHSIHAKPEDSKA, from the exons CCATCCTGCAGGTGTCCATATCCTTGAACAAAGTGGAATTAAGTGTTGGAGAGTCCAAATTCTTCACCTGCACAG CGATTGGCGAGCCAGTGAGGCTGGAATGGTACAATCCTCAGGGCGAGCGCATCGTGGCCTCCAAGCGAATGGCGCTGCACACGGAGACATCCCGATCCCGGCTCATCATCTACAATGCCATTGTTGAGGATGCCGGTATCTACCGCTGCCAGGCCACTGAAGCCAACGGTCACACGGCGGAAGCCTCTGTCGTGCTCGAGATTTATC AGAGACTGACCTTTCGAGACATTCAGTCACCTCAGGAGTTTCGATATGGCGAGATGGCAGAGGTGGTCTGCGATGTCATCAGTTCGCCGGTGCCTGAAGTTGTGTGGTCCTACCAGGGCAGAGAAGTCACTGAAAAGCACCACA GCAGACTAAAGGTTCTAGCAAACAACAGCCTGCAGATCCACAATGTGACCAAGGCGGACGAGGGCGTATACCGCTGCGAAGCCAGCGTGGAGGCTCGTGGCGAAATCGACTTTGTGGATATCGCTGTGGTAGTCAATG TCCCCCCAGTTCTATCAGTTTCCCAGCAGTCATTTAACGCCACTGCGGACTACCAGGAATCAGTCACCTTCACATGCACCACTTCTGGATCTCCTGACCCTGTAGTTTCATGGCACAG GAAAGGCCAGCAACTGCAGCCATCGGATCAGTACATTCTCAGTCATCTGGAAGGGGGGCGGAGCATGCTCACCATCCGCAACATCCGCCAGGTTGATGGAGGATTCTACTACTGCAAGGCCACCAACAAGGCAGGTTCTCAAGAAAGGGAGCTCTTCCTCAAAGTGTTTG TTCAGCCCCACATCACGCAACTGAAGAATGTGACGGCGGTGGAGGGCAATGCCGCCATGATCTCCTGCGTCGCCGAGGGCGAACCGCTGCCGGACATTTCTTGGAGACGAGCCAGCGATGGGCGGACTTTTGTGGATGGAGACAAG AGCCAGGACGGACGCTTTGAAGTGCGTGGCCACCACGGAAAGTCAGTATTAACCATCAGCAATGTAAGGCTTTCTGACCTGGGCCGCTTCGACTGTGAGGCCCTCAGTAGGATCGGAGGGCATCAGAAGAGTATGTTTCTGGATATTGAGT ACATACCTAAGTTCTTGACCAACCACACCATCTACTATTCTTGGGAGGGGAATCCAGTCAACATTAGCTGTGATGTGATGTCCAACCCACCTGCCACGTTGCTGTGGAGAAGGGAGCACTTCACCATCTCTACTGATAAAACCACCATCACACAAGTATACAGCAGCATGGGCAAGGCTGTACTAGAG GTTACTCCGATGTCCGACAGGGACTTCGGTCGCTACAACTGCACTGCCCGAAATAACATTGGCATTCGCTACCAAGAATTCATTCTGGCCCAGGCTG ACGTCCCATCCAATCCGTATTCTGTACGCCTGTCTGCCGTCTCCCAACGTTTGGCTACAGTCACATTTGTGAAGCCGGAATCTCACGGTGGTGTGCCCATTGGCTATTATCTGGTCCAGTACAAGGAGGTTGGCCCACAGGACTGGAGGGACGTCAGATCACACAGTGTGCAAA CAACAGTGGTGCTGACCGGCCTGGAGCCTAACACTACTTACGAGGTCCGAGTGGCAGCCGTCAATGGGAAGGGTCAAGGCGAGTTCAGTCGCATGGAGACTTTTCAGACCTTACCCATAA GAGAGCCGAGTCCACCAGCAGTCCATGGGCAGACGGGAATGGGTAAAGCTTACAAACTGGGGCTAGTAAAACAAGATGACGGCGGAATGCCCATCGTGGAATACATTGTCAAGTACAAAACA GACAAAGAGGAGCAATGGATGACCAAGCTTGTTCCAGGTTCCAATGACTTTGCGACTCTGCAGCCGCTACAGTGGAACACTCGATACGAAGTAGAGATCACGGCCCGCAATGTTAAGGGCCTGTCGGAGCCTACCTTCTATCAGTTTTTTATGCCACAGAAACCTGACGTCACAG CAGAATCCCTGTTCAGCGGCCTGGGCCTCGGGGCAGTGGTGGGCCTTGGCCTCGGAGCACTGCTCCTGCTGCTTGTTCTGGTTGATGTCAGCTGCTTCTTCCTGCGCCACTGCGGCCTGCTGATGTGCATCACGCGCACACTGTGCAGCAAGAAGACAGCCACAAGTAGCAAAGGCAAAGAAATGGAGGAGGGCAAGGCCGCCTACCT